A stretch of the Acyrthosiphon pisum isolate AL4f chromosome A2, pea_aphid_22Mar2018_4r6ur, whole genome shotgun sequence genome encodes the following:
- the LOC103308203 gene encoding sarcoplasmic reticulum histidine-rich calcium-binding protein-like, translating to MLALRCAAMIVAVWPLLAVTSVSVMARQKRQLQNSYLGLGSNVEILPVGDTSGVSSSYSVVETSKVPRREYNSYRSRNAHRDSEPEHSEYRAYNKHPSPRSGAYAGEVPGPKPFRFPEERRQTKPPAEDRDEDLDSILVPDHRRTDLTPANRKKYKPKKPQTEDVDEESLEESKSAPRNAKEPKPAPRNIKEIVEERPAESKISSDLKDEGSRYVGHGAGGYGGGSEYDKEKHYDKEQGQKFLEGHKSEEGEKAEKAFKKEEAYDKGEKEDYGSDEKHSQVAEKAGEKKGHVDQAQHFGEAYHGNHGEKGITVVKKGGHKKGKKTSGFHKVHHKDEYKKDEVFYDESHDGGEHEEHKHEQEKHAKEKGGHEKKGHSDTGYHESHGSKKAESDHGKKYEQAKGHKSEAGEQAHHGHQSEFAKKGGVKEGEKYGHADAGGGGYFEKDGYF from the coding sequence ATGTTGGCTCTGAGGTGTGCCGCCATGATCGTCGCCGTGTGGCCGCTCCTCGCCGTCACCTCCGTGTCGGTGATGGCCCGGCAAAAGCGACAGCTGCAGAACTCGTACCTGGGCCTGGGGTCCAACGTGGAAATACTTCCGGTCGGCGACACGTCTGGGGTGAGCAGCTCGTACAGCGTAGTGGAAACTTCCAAGGTGCCCCGCAGAGAGTATAACTCGTACAGATCGAGAAACGCGCACAGGGATTCAGAACCGGAACACTCCGAGTACCGGGCGTACAACAAGCACCCGTCACCTAGGAGCGGAGCATATGCCGGAGAAGTGCCGGGACCGAAACCGTTCAGGTTCCCCGAAGAACGGCGGCAGACGAAACCACCTGCAGAGGACCGGGACGAAGACTTAGACTCGATACTGGTGCCCGACCACCGGCGAACGGACTTGACACCTGCCAACCGGAAGAAGTACAAGCCCAAGAAGCCGCAGACAGAGGACGTGGACGAGGAATCGTTGGAAGAATCGAAATCGGCACCCAGGAACGCTAAGGAACCTAAACCGGCACCCAGGAACATCAAAGAGATCGTTGAAGAGCGGCCAGCCGAGAGCAAAATTTCCAGTGACTTGAAGGACGAGGGAAGCCGGTACGTAGGCCACGGGGCTGGTGGTTACGGAGGTGGCAGTGAGTATGACAAGGAGAAGCACTACGACAAGGAACAGGGCCAGAAGTTCTTGGAGGGCCACAAGTCAGAAGAGGGCGAGAAGGCGGAAAAAGCGTTCAAGAAGGAGGAGGCGTACGACAAGGGTGAGAAAGAAGATTACGGTAGCGATGAAAAACATTCGCAGGTGGCCGAGAAGGCGGGCGAGAAGAAGGGCCACGTGGACCAGGCACAGCACTTTGGTGAGGCATACCACGGCAACCACGGCGAGAAAGGAATCACGGTGGTGAAAAAGGGTGGCCACAAGAAGGGCAAGAAGACGTCCGGGTTCCACAAGGTGCACCACAAGGACGAGTACAAGAAGGACGAGGTGTTCTATGACGAGTCGCACGATGGTGGCGAGCATGAGGAACACAAGCATGAACAGGAGAAGCACGCCAAGGAGAAGGGTGGACACGAGAAGAAGGGTCACTCTGACACTGGCTATCACGAAAGCCATGGTTCGAAGAAGGCGGAGAGCGATCATGGCAAGAAGTACGAACAGGCCAAGGGCCACAAGTCTGAGGCCGGTGAGCAGGCTCACCATGGCCATCAGTCTGAATTCGCCAAGAAGGGTGGCGTCAAGGAGGGTGAGAAGTACGGGCACGCGGACGCTGGTGGTGGTGGTTACTTCGAAAAGGACGGATACTTTTGA
- the LOC100574202 gene encoding UPF0728 protein v1g117062-like has translation MSTKIPCVLPPSEMENSNRMSDVNDNGRRYKVDILYGPTIVCGVLKHRTTRVEHIKEKLEKLGFEVKLRRTLDYDMVIFAFEGHTVFTCLATNLSVLGCSTNDPTVYRLISLMLAERNYASRSCKIFKC, from the exons ATGAGTACTAAGATTCCGTGTGTTTTGCCACCATCAGAAATGGAAAACAGTAACAGAATGTCGGATGTAAATGACAACGGTCGCAGGTATAAGGTTGACATCCTGTACGGTCCGACCATAGTCTGTGGAGTCCTGAAACACCGCACGACAAGGGTAGAACATATCAAAG AGAAACTGGAAAAACTGGGATTCGAGGTGAAACTCAGGCGGACTCTGGACTACGATATGGTGATATTTGCGTTCGAAGGCCATACGGTTTTCACGTGCCTAGCAACCAACCTGTCGGTCTTGGGCTGTTCAACCAACGACCCCACGGTGTACCGACTGATCAGCCTGATGTTGGCCGAACGAAATTATGCTAGTAGAagctgtaaaatatttaaatgttaa